The Epinephelus moara isolate mb chromosome 21, YSFRI_EMoa_1.0, whole genome shotgun sequence DNA window AGAAGCTAGTTTGGAGTTTTTTGTCGTACTGGTCACGGTAATTTGCTCCCTCAACATCAGGTTGCGTTGTCAATGTGCTAACCGGCCAACCACCATCTTAAATCTGTCCTGCTAGTGTtatggtttccctttttgaatgatgaccACAGCTTTATTCTGCATTTTTACCACTTTTaatcactgtgtctgtttgtttttgtttctgctgataattcagctccccataaaaacctcctgaacagtgaacacagaaggaattctaaccaggagaagtttcagctggttgcaatctgcaatcctcactgctagatgccattaaatccccctaaatctcacacactggacctttaacttgCATTTTGTGGTAGAAAGCATCCATATCACACTTTTAGTTGAATGTCTGCATAAGAAGTGACTTTTGGTATTGCAAgctgtgtgtgggagtgtgtggtTACAGATACAGAACAattgaaaaaaactttttgttgGTCCAAAAACTGATGTGAATCTCTCCTCTAGGAAGAGGGAAAGTCAAACCTGTCAGCCTCTAACTGGTAAATGATTCACATCTTTTAATATTTTGCCTTGTTCTATTggtttatattgtattttgtacTGTGCAATGTGGCCATACAGCCTCTATTATGTTAGGCACATAGATTTACTATTGTCTGCATTGCaccttgaattttatttttatttcttgagTCTACTTGTTATGTGAaagactacagatggaaatgaGAGTTTCGCTAAATCTGGTGCAATCATGTTTCCATTTCTTGTAGATGATTAATGTCACTGCACGTcttataaatcaaataaactgAACTTGAGTTGTGCATGTGGCTTCTGTGTTTTCTATTCTTTTTGTCCGGGGTTCAGTTCAGAGCTGGAACAATTAGTGTAGTCATTGATTGGTTAATTGACAGAAATGAATCACATAATTGTGATTACATACTGAGGACTTGTTTAAGTTGTTTATTGTGCAAAAATGTTAATTGACAGAAATGAATCACATAATTGTGATTACATACTGAGGACTTGTTTAAGTTGTTTATtgtgcaaaaatgtcaaacatgatttggttccagcttcttaaatgagatgatttgctgcttttttctgatttatataattgtaaattgaacatatttgggttttgggctgttggtcagacaaattgagtgatttaaaatgatcactttgggctttgggaaactgTGATTGGCTTTTCTCATCACATTTGACCTTTTATAGACTAAATAATGAtggattaatttaaaaaacgaGCAATTAATTGGTGATGGATCTTTTTAAATTAACCTAATATCCTCATTTGGGGCTAGAAGCAGTGGAGTACATCAATGGGTATACCCAGGAGTGTAGGTGGACGGCAGGGATGTTTACTTGGTTACGTGCAAACGTCAAAGCGCATCCACCGTATCCCAGCATGCAGCAGGAGGCCGTTGAGAGATCCAGCAGCTGGTAGTGAGTTGCGAGAGCGCCCAGCAGGCAGCAGCCGACGgtcaacacagcacacacatttcccactcCATGTGAGAAAAACTGAGCCGTCTACCTTACAGGCGACAGAAGAATATGCTGTTCGGACGCCTGACGTGTCACCGCATCGGCCTTTGAGTCATCATTGTCACCCGGTTTTCATTTTGGAGGATTCCTCCCTTCATCCTCCGGATCGCACCGAACAGGCAATGACAACGGTCTTAGCAACCCCGCAGCAGATGAGGGACCGGCTGCTGCAGGCCATCGACTGTCGCAGCAATGTGAGTAGAGCTAGCAGGCTaggtggctaacgttagcttgtttaccTGCACTCCGGCAAACTCAACAAGGCAGTTCACACAACAGCTGTCAAATAACTGCTTCACTGATTTATAAAATGCGTGGTTTACAATGTGGGCTGGCACCGACATGTCGAATGACTGCGAAAGACGGAGAGACGTTGAGTTCTTGATTTGACAGCTTGCAAGCTAACTTAGCAGAAGCGCTACCTCGGTTGAACCCCAATCTGGCGTTAGCTTGTTCATGTAGcatgctagctgctagcctaGCTTCAACACCAGAGCGGGTTTAGAGTACTTAAGGGCTTGAAGGAATCCATAGCATACACATACCCCTGATATACACATTTAACTCCAAAACTATCTGTATGTTTTACTGGTTGTCCCGAGGTTCGTTGTAGACCCTTCCGATAATTCCTTGTTACCGAAGTGTGGGAGGTAGCTAGCTAACTCTTAGCTACGTTTTAGGAAATAGTCGGACCCTTCCCTCTCAAGTTAGTTAACGCTAGCGTTAGCCAAATTAGCTAACACAGGTAACGCTAAGTCTGCCGACACTCAAACGCTGCTCGACTTGCTCGACAGGATAAGAAACTAGCtcaaattaataattattactTTTACCTTCTAGTTTTTGCCCCAATACTATAGTTGAGCTAAAATGTTTGCAACAGTGAAGGTTTTTTGAGTTGACACTTCGCCATGGCTACTTTTCAACGTCGTTATGTCGAtgtgaaacagacagacaagctAATGTTTCCAAGCTAACTTATAAGCTAACTTGCCCCCATACTCACACACGTTGCAGGCACGATTCAATAGCGATTTTAGCCATAACATTAATATAGAAAACTTGGTTATCGGTCATTTACATCGTCTCATAGTATTCATATCTTTTACAATTATATTATCACATTTATACCCAGACTATGACTCAGATTTTCATTTAACAGGGATTTCCTCTGTCACTGGTGATATTAAACTACTACTAAATATTTGCTTTGTGCAATCAACAGTGCAGGTGGAGTAATACAAAATGTTTGCCCTCTTTGCAGATACGCAATATGGTGATTGTATTGGAGGTAATTTCCTGTCTTGAACAGTATCCTATCACCAAAGAAGCACTTGAGGTAAGACAGTTGACTATATGTGAACTACTGTTTCATGTGGAAATTgtgctcatttatttatttctaactATGACACATTATTTATGTAGGAAACTCGACTAGGAAAACTTATCAATGACGTCAGGAAAAAGACCAAGGATGAAGACCTCGCCAAGCGTGCTAAGAAACTCTTGAGGGCCTGGCAAAAGCTGATTGAGCCTGGGCCAGCTGTGGCTGCGAGTACGCCAGGGTCCACCAATGGCAGTTCCCACCCCTGCAGAACAGATGTCGCCCCTCCTGACATTTCCGTGTCAGGGAAGGGTGTCCCTGAAGTCAAAATCAGAAACGATGTACACAACACATACTCACCAAAAGCCGAGAAGTCAAGCAGCCGCAAACGCAGagcagagcacagagacagtGGAGTGCACTTACCAGAAAAAATCTCCAAGATGTCTTCATTTGATAACTCTGTTTCACCACCACCCACCAACGGGATCGCAGGCAGTCCTGATACCCTGCCTGACCAGCCAGTCGTCCCATCTCCCGACAGATCTCGGATAGAGCACCTTGATAATGATAAAATCAACAGAATTCCGGTTAATGCTGTCAAGCCTCGCCCCAGCTCCCCAGGAGTGGCCAAACTACCTAGCACTTCCTCTATGATCAAGGTTGCTGTGATGCAGCAACAGGCTAGATTGGAcgaaggaggaggggggtatTATCAAACTAGAAGTCCCCGTGGCCTCACTTCTAGTCCAAGGAGCATGAAGCAAGACACAGTGACCAAGCGCTCTTCATATGCACCTAAAGGAACACCTGTTCCAAGCCCCTCCTCTAGGGACTCTCCCTTGTCCATATCTCAGCCCGTATCCTCTCCAGCCAACACATCTTACGCTGACAAGCTGCCACATTCTTCTCATAGGTCTTCAATGCACTGGGCCAGTTCGTCAGAAGCCCCTTCTCATTGCCCACCACAAGACATATCTGCAACACTGGAATCCCCATCAGTCTCCCCTTCACCCTCCCACCTCCAACACAACTCAGAACTACACAGACCGACATCTGAGGGAGCCATGTCTGTGTCTGATGACACAGACGGGGCAACGGTTCCCAACTCGGAGCATAAAAGGCGGAAGTACAGGTCAAGAGACTACTCTGTCAACCTAGATGGCCAGAAAATAGAGGACACGACTAAACCTGTACGGTTAAAAGAACGCAGATTAACATTTGACCCCGTCACAGGTCAGATCAAACCTCTGGTACATAAAGAACCTTCTCTAACAGAGGAAGCCCCCACTCCTGACCCTGCTGAGTTAAGGCAGAGAACTGAAAGCACTGTACAACAGCCCGCTGTCCTCACCCCGGTCCCAGTCCCTGTCCCAGCCCTGGCCCCGGCCACAACCACAACCCCAGCCCCAGGTCCCAGCCCTAACCCTTTCCATCAAACAAACTGGAAGGAGCTGTCCAGAAATGAAATCATCCAGTCCTACTTGAACCTTCAGAGTAATGTGCTCACCTCCTCTGGGGTCCAGGCCCCTAGTGCGCACTATTTTATGACAGAGTATCTGAAAAGGGAAGAACAGGAGGTCAAGGATTCACGGAAGATACATGTTCTGCAGACGGACAGCTCAGTAGGGGATTTACCGGGCGTGAGCCGGGACGTGACGGACGATGACCTGGGcaggatacacacacagcactggcCGGGGGTGAACGGTTGTTATGACACCAAGGGCACCTGGTATGATTGGACAGAGTGCATATCATTGGACCCTCATGGGGATGAAAGCAAATTGAACATCCTGCCATATGTTTGCCTAGACTGAGGGGTTTGGGAAGGTTGCTGTCCTTTTTCCACTCCTTTCTTTGTCTCGCCACAGAGACGAGACACTTTGTGATTTTGTTTGTCCACTGTGAGTTCGGCAAAAGCCAGGCCTGCTAAACTCCCTCCCCCatgcctcttcctctttctgtgaTAATCTAATGAGATTTTGGTATTAAAAAAAGAGTAAAGATTTAAAGAATAGTTGAGTTTGTAATACCAAgggctgtttctgttttatttttcaaactgaAAGCCACAGGAATGATGAGGCCCTCGTTGCAGAGTGCTGCTACTAACActgaaggaaagaaggaggggACAGCATTATCCCAGACAGCCGGAAATGGTGTTATGATGTGAATATTTGATGTTCTGAATTGTACCTCTGTTTCAGGCTTACTGAGATGGTactgttctcttttttttaccttctAGTTTCTAATGAGGAATTACAATCTAGGATTAAATTTGAGGGAAGGCCGGGGTTTAGCTGTCCTGTCCAGACTGCCATGTTGGTGCCCAGAAAAGGTGTTGATAGAGTTCATCTAGCACAGATAGAGCTGAACATGTCCAGAGTATGATATACTGGATCATATTTGGCAGTTACAAGAAGCTTTATGTGAGATATAAAGAGTAAATTATAAATTTCTTATCATGTATACATCTATTTATTTTGACCAGTTCATTTATGGGAAGTTCACCTGAACAGACATTAAGAAACTATAATAGAcctggttttgttttctttgttaattttttttttcctgtttgcatCACAATGCTGTCAGCCTAATCTTCAATGTTAAAGGGGCATAcgcatgttttttatttttttgcatggTCGTTCTTTAAGACGGACCAATGCATATGGTCATAAACATTCCATACTCCACCCCGCACCCACTTTCACGCTCTCTGTCTCATCACACAGCTCCCGTATGCCCACCTCAACCCTCAAGAAGAAATTCATTCTGGTTTCAAAATGGTGTCGTCAAAAGTAGTGTGGTGCTAATTAAAACAGTGAATTCAGCTAAAGTGGAAAAAACTCACGCCTCACACTAATTCTCTCCCAAGCTTAAAAAAGTAACGAATGTCAAATCAGATGGTGCTGATCAATGTTTGCATTATTTGAAAGTctcattttgtttcctttagATATTGTTTGCCTTCTGGAGTTCCATCACAATATTTCCTGAGTTAAACAGCCTTAGTGAATGTAAAGGATTGAGACTTGTTACGCACTTCTTCATAAGTTGACATCTTGTTGGTCATTTCATCACTGACATAATTCAAACGGGAATAGTGACTGATGCTCCTACAATCTATGTGCCCGCAGTTTATTCACACTTAAAGCCCCTGCCTATGTgattacagatatttttgaaaatggataTTTTTCCCTATCATTCCACACGACCTTTGTTTTATAAAGTACCTCTGTCCACACTAGAACACAAAATTGACTCCACACTTGCTGCTGTTCGTTGTCTTCAGCAGTCTACCTCGTCACGAAGGTAGCAGAGTGTGtacaagctaacgttacctttttCAAAAACCTGCTGAAGAACACGTCGGCGTGGATTTCCATTCAATTTAAGCTTACTAAACATACGAATGATTCTCTGGACGTCCGAAAGTTTACCCCCCAATCCTCGTCAACAACAATCCCACTCTGGAAAGTGACCAGGCTCCGTACAAAACCTTCATTTCTGGAGGACTTTAAACCACGGACGCTGAGATGGACTGAAAACACTGGGTACAGCAGCTGCTTCCGTTCGTCCATTGAGTGCGGCAATACTAACTTTAAGTGTAAATTAGTCATAAGACCAAGCACTGCTATCAGAACGTTAGCAAACTAGTAGTCTGCCATCATTGTCGTTTTTAGTTTATGCTGATTACACCAAGCAAAAACTGCACCTTAGAAGAAATCTGTGTCTTAATAACCTGTGACTGCGTGTGGACAAGAGACCAAACTGTAGAGGAAAGCATCCATTTATGAAAATATCTGTATGTATAGACAGGGCCGAAGACGCATTCACAGCTTTTGCAGCTGCTTTCGAGAGTTTCGTAAACATTAATTTGAGGATCATGTCTTTCTGCTTCCATTTTTCAATACAGCAAACATAAAAGGTCGAGAGAGAAAGCTGTGTGCATCAGATATTCTTGGCATTTTCCACGTGACAACTAAAAGTTGATTTTCCCCTCTACACTCATCAGTCACTACCACTTCTTTTCCTCATATGACTTAAATTAAGATTGGCTTCTGCGCAGCCTCTGTCCATTCATCCTTTCAGTCCTTCATCCCTACCAATGTGCCTTGGTAAATGGTAAATCTGGATTTGCTGTCGCATATGAAACGCATCTGTCCGCGGAGCTGGGTTCGTGTGCGAGAGCTGCAAATCCCTCGATCAATACGACGCTGGTATATGCACCGTTTTCTGTTACTTTTTTTGTATACACTGATCTAGAGAGAGGGTGAAGCTGCAGACAATGAGAAACtgcacaacaacacagctggcAATAAAGGAAAAAGTGCTACAACTGGTTGATAAGAATCTGTTTTCTGGAGTTTTGACTGGGGCATCTTTATTTGTTCAGTGTTTAACATCTCTCAattgtttgaaaaataaaaatgatctaAATCTTCAGCTCAGTCGACTGACTCGTGGGTCTTTTGCGGTGCTTTAGTGTTCAACAAGCTTGGTTATGTTTGCCCTGTTGGAACTAAATGGTCGGTCTGAGCTCTGAATACTTCTGCCCTTTGTTGTGAGCGTCACTGTTGAAGTTGCATTATGCTGTCATTTGTTGTACTTGCACAGTTCATCCATGTGGGGGTGCACATTGTCCACTTGTCTCCTTTGTGTGACTCACTGTGGGATGGTACGAggtattttatttcagtggGAATCAATTGATAAGACTTGATTTCAAAGGCCCACAAAAGAAAATATGAccctttattttaaataaaatcagatTAGATCGTCCACCATCAGAGGAAGTGTGACACCCTTAACACCAACTGTAACGAAATGTTCTCGTGTGTACtacagtgatatttttattaGCATATGGGTCCCTACATGTCTGACAGACGCAGAGGTACCATAACTACGTCACTCCCTTCTGTGACTCAGAGAGCTGATGTAATCTCATCACGGTTATCAGGCTGAGTAACCGCCGCCCCCTTGGGTCATGTTTActctcagactctgaatcagtCCCCCTGCACACCTGTATGATGTCATCACCTGCTGTATCAGAAATACAGCTGTGTTTATGACCACAGACTGAGCAGAGACACCTGGGCTTACATCATTATTAGTCTGCAGGATGTTGCACCTTGTCAGGCGACATTACTTCAGGTTGAAGTTGTGCAGTTCACTGCAATATGCGgatgtgattggttgatatTAGGGCTCATTGTCAATATCTAATAATGTGTTCATGATTTTCTCGCTAACTTAATCGTTTTGTCTATATAGATGCCAGAAACTGGCTCTACATAATATTttcattatgtattttttatcaaaacaatacaaaacccAAAGATGGAAAATTTACCAACATATATGACAAAGGAAAGCCCCGAAATATCATTTGAGATGCTCGAACCAGTaaatatttggcttttttgcttaaaaaagaGTTGAAAAGATTAATTATTCAAACagttgttgattatttttctctcaGTCAATTAATTAGCTAATTGATTTCAGCTCTAGTTGAGTACAGCACACTTTTGTTCGCAGATTTGTCACAAAACATGTCTTTCACGTCTCATTTGATCGTTATGTAGATCAGCAAATTTGTAGACGATACATCTACACTGTCAGAAGCTCCACAACCTGGAAAAATGCATTTGCTCATGTTGAAACTCAACTTAaggagacagttcaccccaaaatcataATATTtgtctcttacctgtagtgccagGTGTCtctgaggttgttttgtgtctctttgcatctctttgtggtcattttgagtctcttcctggtcggtacaTGTTACAGTAATGTGAGTGACATTTGGCAGATGAAGGCCATGGGGGCCCCTGCGCTTTGGGCCTTGGACCTGTGCCCATTAGGCCAGACATATACTTGCTTTTTAAGCATGTCTTTGCTCAGACAACCAGCTGCGTCATGAACAGAATTACTCACATACTTGTCAATGTACTGTGCATGTTACTGGAGGATTCTGCCAGAGCAGGGGTCGggaacctttactatcaaagaGCCATTTTTTTGTCCCAACTCTTTGTAGGGGTTTTCAAATTTAAACAGCGGCAGTAgtataaaagtgaaaacataATTTCTGATACAATTCTAGAAAATATTCAGAaagtcaaaaaacacaaaatactctTAAGGGTGATTTGTGAAACATGTATGGAAAAAGACACAAGTTtgcaaaatataatatttacagataaaatgtattgttctatttatcattttattttaaacagtaaaaaaaagaaagcacacCAGAGAAGTTAGATCATACAGAACATTCAGATTTGCGTGAtgtaacaacacattctcactccgaccttgtcacatattgacatttggtcatggactttccatgtccaggtATGgcgaggtaccctgggtgtgttggttgttggcgttgtgggacactgtgtcaagttctgcttgttacatgcattgtcttctttcagcatacactttttgaaattttgaaatttaatgtttacatacagtctctttcaaaataaatgcactacgtcagtacaacaaagcacatggttaaggttaaggaaaagaacagggtctggctttcccgggtgaaagtcggtgtttgttggacccatccaccacccctccagccCGACCTATTCAGGACTtgcgccaccttaactttcattcttgacCCACCTTGTTTCCCCCGATGCCGCcgagcaccattaaactataacagcaactggcagTTTATCATGCCgttgttaaaggacagcttttttcatcagtgtctgacattcgcaagtcactgcccaagcaccggatttcacCAACTTTTCAGTGAGACCGGAAGGTTACTGTACTGTTAATTCTGAGATCAGCGTGAATCATGGCACAAAAAGTGCCCGCAGCGCAGTCACAGATGGTTTGTATAAACCATATCTTGACAATGTtgactttctttctctcattctGCCAACCCCGACGTGTGGGTATTACATCTTGTGGACACGTTGCATTAATTTCTGGGGACGTGAACAATAAACACTCCAAACAAATGCAGGTGACGCAATCTGTAGTTGAAAGCAAGTAGATCTCCAACCTTAgacccgttcagtaatccatccatgcatgtagtttggcagaaagaaaatagttcctacatgatcTGTGGCTGAATTCACAGCTTCAGGGTGCCGGGTGGCACTTCTGACTCTTGTATACACCCTTCATTCTTACCCAGATGCGTTCTCAGGTCAATCAGTACTCAGTAGTACAGACATAATTTGGTCGGTACCCTTGAAAGAACATGGTACCTTACCTTTgaggtgatatggttggtgggtttagttctgtaaaaagaaaatagttcctacatgaaactgctcacgacAAGaagcccgtttccactgaagaagttcctggtactatttggggggcaggaactactacaggaacgtcctctcgctcggccctctcaaccgccgtgtctccactgagagagcagagTAGGAGGatggttcctgtaaagttaccgggctctggatgtgatgtaatcgttgcgcaaccattttgaccggggcgacgtagtggcgtagggacgctgttagctgttagccgatagcggtgtctgtaataactcactaaactcacaaagtggcccgtgaaaaaaatattttttccagcggatgtcttagttacaacatgattgagctaactggagtagtttcatgtcgtatccgacaacgggaggcttttaacagatgacgtcctgatgttagctttgctgctgctgttagctgtccctgtcagctgcagccactgatgctttctagacatcgtgatttcccaaaactgaataaataccacacatagcaacacaaaactgctttgctagctcaatcatgttgtaactaagatatccgccggaaaaaaatatttttttcacggaccggttATTGAGTTcgtttacatggcggtggaagctatgaacaAGCTAACTCttgtctgctgagttttaaaaatgccggctattttgttgctctctgttgacgtcacattccACCTTGAGTacatccaatcagcaccaagtaacccccaagccccagccaggactCTCTCGGGCCGTTTTGAGTACCTACTCTGAGGCAgagacttgtttagcccctgtaaaagttccggaactctgtccttcgggggtggttcctgcggtggagacacgcaccaacggccccggccccgtaaatttaccccgaagttcctgcggtggaaacaggcctatagtctgtggattatcttgagtaaccaggtcatgacgTCTAGAAAGagatgttgctgttgagtttttcaaatagattttttggtgttttgagcaccacaagccgagtgccatctagttccattatattggagagaagtcagacacctctacagctgatatctccaacactctgcaactcacaacaaaacaatctagacagataaacaacactacaggtaaaaagacaaatatgaaCTTTTGATTCTGGggttgaactatccctttaatcccCAACATATTATTTCAGGTGTTGGAGACGTAGGCTAACTAAATGCAGCACAGATGCAGTCTTGCTGAAACAAATGTCAGTTTTAAAGGTCGCTAGTGTCCAAGTTAATTTACTTGACTGCCCAGTAGTCAGTAGCTCTGTCTTTATCAATGGCCCTGTTGTCCTTAACTAGATTATGGCTGGCCTGGACAAACAACTGGATATGTGTCACAGTTACTGGGCTTCCTGTCAGAAAGTGTGGTGTAATGTTCAGTGCTTTATTGACAGAAAAGGgagttttaaagtgttattGTGAGAGGAAATACATTTCAAGTGCTCATCTGTTTTAAAATCATTGCTTTGCATTAACAGAAAAAGCACCatgctgtttctgtgtgtggagctgaaagaagagaaagaaaaaggcaaTCTGTCCTCTCAACTCTCAATCTGGTTAAATTATAACCTGATTCCTTAATATGTAAAGAAGGACTCAATCCTGCCAAGTGAACTGCTGTAAACCAGATATGACTGAACAGATTCACAGATCCTGGCGTGTGAAGGGAAGCTGTGTCTGTTATCTAAAGCCTCATAGCACCGACATTACGTCACCCCAGTAGCTCATTGTGCTGAGTTTAGTTCCtcgaaacttttttttttttacccctctctctcttttcgaCAGTGACTCAAAAAAGTGCGACAACTCGTCTCGTCCGCTGCACGTCTGGTATGCAGGGTGGGACCCGTGGAGCACTCCCACTATTCAGGAATTTGGGAAGTTTCCTTCCATATAAGGAGTTTTTGATGTCAATCGCGATCTAAGGAAAAGAAGGGGAAAGGTGGAGTCTAGGATCGATTAACGAAGCGTATAACCAAAGAGTACACAGAAGGAGCAAGAGGAGGTCTGCTGCGCACTTCCGGGATTGCTGCAGCTGTTATATAAGGGATGGAGGGGTGGTTTCTATGAAGTTGTTTGAGTGTAGGGTTATAAAGCCTGTAATGTATGATAGCTATAACTCTATAATGACTTCCTTTGAGCTTGCACAGTATATAACGTGTACTTAATAAAGCTCAGTGTGTCAGTTTTGCAGAAAATTATAGATTTATTAAAGGATTTAagacatactttattaatccacGAGGGGAAATGTGATTATTTTCACTCTGCTGTCTGCAttgctctccctctgtctgcatAACATGTCTGCTAT harbors:
- the crsp7 gene encoding mediator of RNA polymerase II transcription subunit 26 — encoded protein: MTTVLATPQQMRDRLLQAIDCRSNIRNMVIVLEVISCLEQYPITKEALEETRLGKLINDVRKKTKDEDLAKRAKKLLRAWQKLIEPGPAVAASTPGSTNGSSHPCRTDVAPPDISVSGKGVPEVKIRNDVHNTYSPKAEKSSSRKRRAEHRDSGVHLPEKISKMSSFDNSVSPPPTNGIAGSPDTLPDQPVVPSPDRSRIEHLDNDKINRIPVNAVKPRPSSPGVAKLPSTSSMIKVAVMQQQARLDEGGGGYYQTRSPRGLTSSPRSMKQDTVTKRSSYAPKGTPVPSPSSRDSPLSISQPVSSPANTSYADKLPHSSHRSSMHWASSSEAPSHCPPQDISATLESPSVSPSPSHLQHNSELHRPTSEGAMSVSDDTDGATVPNSEHKRRKYRSRDYSVNLDGQKIEDTTKPVRLKERRLTFDPVTGQIKPLVHKEPSLTEEAPTPDPAELRQRTESTVQQPAVLTPVPVPVPALAPATTTTPAPGPSPNPFHQTNWKELSRNEIIQSYLNLQSNVLTSSGVQAPSAHYFMTEYLKREEQEVKDSRKIHVLQTDSSVGDLPGVSRDVTDDDLGRIHTQHWPGVNGCYDTKGTWYDWTECISLDPHGDESKLNILPYVCLD